From the genome of Bactrocera oleae isolate idBacOlea1 chromosome 2, idBacOlea1, whole genome shotgun sequence, one region includes:
- the lute gene encoding BTB/POZ domain-containing protein 6-B isoform X2, which produces MIEAFANSLGSHLGRHLFYWAVSQPEVNGLNLRLTELINKFHGPLERGVQVLDHLLTLEEDDFNGHWGSAYRHSYEPEYASSDGNQEVLQQPANSREVLSPATTTTTTAGVLAVTSGNIVTSNNRISTSNPNMETLNNGNGLLLSPPHNNSANNHHQQQQQQRSAIAAVGAGSATSGGVGGGSSSGGGSTSGSGTATGGGEHNIQITQPISAPSSPLASPGVISSSALFCLPSSSSGATTGGSSSSSGGGSGSGSYVCSAGAANQISNAATNAIDTADPNWQATKATVLERNAAMFNNELMSDVKFVVGGEFDCVQTIPAHKYILATGSSVFYAMFYGGLAENKQEIKVPDVEPSAFLTLLRYLYCDEIQLEPDNILATLYAAKKYIVPHLARACVNYLEVKLTAKNACLLLSQSRLFEEPELMQRCWEVIDAQAEMAIKSEDFVDIDLKTFESILSRETLNCKEIHLFEAALNWALNACQKMGVDVTAQNKRSMLGQALHLIRIPTMTLEEFANGVAQTGILTSQETIDIFLHFTAQSKPHLSFPTRARAGLKTQVCHRFQSCAYRSNQWRYRGRCDSIQFSVDRRIFIVGFGLYGSSTGAANYNVKIELKRLGRTLAENDTKFFSDGSSNTFHVFFENPIQIEPECYYTASVILDGNELSFFGQEGMSEVCMGNVTFQFQCSSESTNGTGVQGGQIPELIFYGPTAVTALSSPTNSLCPTPIGTGSGGAGGGVPISGGLHVNCDDLLGSGSSDGGGSGALSA; this is translated from the exons ATGATCGAAGCCTTTGCCAATAGTTTAGGAAGTCATTTGGGGCGACATCTGTTCTACTGGGCGGTGTCCCAACCGGAAGTGAACGGTCTCAACCTGCGTCTCACCGAGCTTATCAACAAATTCCACGGTCCACTTGAACGTGGCGTTCAGGTATTGGACCACCTGCTAACACTCGAGGAGGATGACTTCAACGGTCATTGGGGCAGCGCGTATCGGCACAGTTATGAGCCCGAATATGCGAGTAGCGATGGCAATCAGGAAGTGCTGCAACAGCCAGCAAATAGTCGTGAAGTGCTGTCACCggcgacaacaacaacgacaacagctGGAGTGTTAGCAGTGACAAGTGGAAATATTGTAACAAGTAACAACCGCATCTCCACCTCAAATCCAAATA TGGAAACATTAAACAATGGTAATGGGCTATTGCTATCGCCGCCACACAACAATTCTGCAAATAATCAccatcaacagcagcaacaacaacgaagcgCCATTGCAGCAGTAGGTGCCGGTTCAGCAACGAGTGGTGGCGTTGGCGGCGGTAGTAGCAGCGGAGGTGGCTCTACCAGCGGCAGCGGTACTGCAACTGGCGGTGGTgagcataatatacaaataactcAACCAATCAGCGCACCATCATCGCCCTTGGCGTCCCCTGGTGTTATTAGCAGCTCGGCGCTCTTCTGTTTGCCATCGAGCTCCTCGGGTGCTACGACAGGCGGTAGTAGTAGCAGCAGTGGTGGTGGTAGCGGCAGTGGTTCGTATGTTTGTTCAGCCGGTGCTGCAAATCAAATAAGCAATGCAGCTACGAATGCGATCGACACAGCTGATCCTAACTGGCAGGCCACCAAAGCGACGGTGCTGGAGCGGAACGCGGCTATGTTTAACAATGAATTGATGTCGGATGTCAAATTTGTTGTGGGGGGAGAGTTCG ATTGTGTACAAACAATACCGGCACACAAGTACATTTTAGCCACGGGTAGTTCAGTATTTTACGCTATGTTTTATGGTGGTTTGGCCGAGAATAAACAGGAAATTAAAGTGCCTGATGTGGAGCCATCGGCGTTTTTAACGCTGTTAAG ATATCTATATTGTGATGAGATTCAATTGGAACCTGATAACATATTGGCAACTTTGTATGCAGCCAAAAAGTATATTGTGCCACACTTAGCACGCGCCTGCGTCAATTATTTAGAGGTTAAATTGACGGCAAAAAACGCCTGTCTACTTCTCAGTCAATCGCGTCTTTTCGAAGAGCCCGAGCTGATGCAGCGTTGCTGGGAAGTAATCGATGCACAA gCCGAAATGGCGATTAAATCGGAAGACTTTGTCGACATCGACCTAAAGACATTCGAGTCGATATTGTCGCGCGAGACGCTCAACTGCAAGGAGATACATCTCTTTGAGGCAGCGCTCAATTGGGCTCTGAATGCTTGCCAGAAGATGGGCGTTGACGTGACGGCACAGAATAAGCGTAGCATGTTGGGTCAAGCATTACATTTAATACGCATACCAACCATGACGTTGGAAGAGTTCGCAAATGGCGTCGCGCAGACGGGCATACTCACATCACAAGAGactattgatatatttttgcattttacgGCACAATCAAAACCGCATTTAAGTTTTCCTACACGTGCGCGTGCAGGCCTCAAGACGCAAGTATGTCATCGCTTTCAGTCGTGCGCATATCGCTCCAATCAGTGGCGTTACCGCGGGCGTTGCGATTCCATACAATTCTCGGTGGATCGCAG aatctTCATTGTTGGCTTCGGCCTATACGGTTCCTCGACCGGTGCTGCTAATTATAATGTGAAAATCGAATTGAAACGTTTGGGACGCACGCTCGCAGAAAACGACACAAAGTTCTTTTCGGATGGTTCAAGCAACACATTCCACGTATTTTTTGAGAACCCTATACAAATTGAACCCGAGTGCTATTACACCGCATCCGTTATACTCGACGGCAACGAACTGAGCTTCTTCGGTCAGGAGGGCATGTCCGAAGTGTGCATGGGCAATGTAACTTTTCAGTTCCAATGCTCATCGGAAAGCACCAATGGTACTGGTGTGCAGGGCGGTCAAATTCCAGAACTGATATTTTACGGACCAACAGCAgtaacggcattaagctcaccAACTAACTCACTGTGCCCTACACCGATTGGTACGGGCAGCGGCGGCGCAGGCGGTGGCGTACCGATTAGCGGTGGCTTACATGTGAATTGTGATGACTTATTGGGTAGTGGCAGCAGTGACGGTGGCGGTAGTGGTGCTTTGAGCGCATGA
- the lute gene encoding BTB/POZ domain-containing protein 6-B isoform X1, giving the protein MIEAFANSLGSHLGRHLFYWAVSQPEVNGLNLRLTELINKFHGPLERGVQVLDHLLTLEEDDFNGHWGSAYRHSYEPEYASSDGNQEVLQQPANSREVLSPATTTTTTAGVLAVTSGNIVTSNNRISTSNPNMETLNNGNGLLLSPPHNNSANNHHQQQQQQRSAIAAVGAGSATSGGVGGGSSSGGGSTSGSGTATGGGEHNIQITQPISAPSSPLASPGVISSSALFCLPSSSSGATTGGSSSSSGGGSGSGSYVCSAGAANQISNAATNAIDTADPNWQATKATVLERNAAMFNNELMSDVKFVVGGEFADCVQTIPAHKYILATGSSVFYAMFYGGLAENKQEIKVPDVEPSAFLTLLRYLYCDEIQLEPDNILATLYAAKKYIVPHLARACVNYLEVKLTAKNACLLLSQSRLFEEPELMQRCWEVIDAQAEMAIKSEDFVDIDLKTFESILSRETLNCKEIHLFEAALNWALNACQKMGVDVTAQNKRSMLGQALHLIRIPTMTLEEFANGVAQTGILTSQETIDIFLHFTAQSKPHLSFPTRARAGLKTQVCHRFQSCAYRSNQWRYRGRCDSIQFSVDRRIFIVGFGLYGSSTGAANYNVKIELKRLGRTLAENDTKFFSDGSSNTFHVFFENPIQIEPECYYTASVILDGNELSFFGQEGMSEVCMGNVTFQFQCSSESTNGTGVQGGQIPELIFYGPTAVTALSSPTNSLCPTPIGTGSGGAGGGVPISGGLHVNCDDLLGSGSSDGGGSGALSA; this is encoded by the exons ATGATCGAAGCCTTTGCCAATAGTTTAGGAAGTCATTTGGGGCGACATCTGTTCTACTGGGCGGTGTCCCAACCGGAAGTGAACGGTCTCAACCTGCGTCTCACCGAGCTTATCAACAAATTCCACGGTCCACTTGAACGTGGCGTTCAGGTATTGGACCACCTGCTAACACTCGAGGAGGATGACTTCAACGGTCATTGGGGCAGCGCGTATCGGCACAGTTATGAGCCCGAATATGCGAGTAGCGATGGCAATCAGGAAGTGCTGCAACAGCCAGCAAATAGTCGTGAAGTGCTGTCACCggcgacaacaacaacgacaacagctGGAGTGTTAGCAGTGACAAGTGGAAATATTGTAACAAGTAACAACCGCATCTCCACCTCAAATCCAAATA TGGAAACATTAAACAATGGTAATGGGCTATTGCTATCGCCGCCACACAACAATTCTGCAAATAATCAccatcaacagcagcaacaacaacgaagcgCCATTGCAGCAGTAGGTGCCGGTTCAGCAACGAGTGGTGGCGTTGGCGGCGGTAGTAGCAGCGGAGGTGGCTCTACCAGCGGCAGCGGTACTGCAACTGGCGGTGGTgagcataatatacaaataactcAACCAATCAGCGCACCATCATCGCCCTTGGCGTCCCCTGGTGTTATTAGCAGCTCGGCGCTCTTCTGTTTGCCATCGAGCTCCTCGGGTGCTACGACAGGCGGTAGTAGTAGCAGCAGTGGTGGTGGTAGCGGCAGTGGTTCGTATGTTTGTTCAGCCGGTGCTGCAAATCAAATAAGCAATGCAGCTACGAATGCGATCGACACAGCTGATCCTAACTGGCAGGCCACCAAAGCGACGGTGCTGGAGCGGAACGCGGCTATGTTTAACAATGAATTGATGTCGGATGTCAAATTTGTTGTGGGGGGAGAGTTCG CAGATTGTGTACAAACAATACCGGCACACAAGTACATTTTAGCCACGGGTAGTTCAGTATTTTACGCTATGTTTTATGGTGGTTTGGCCGAGAATAAACAGGAAATTAAAGTGCCTGATGTGGAGCCATCGGCGTTTTTAACGCTGTTAAG ATATCTATATTGTGATGAGATTCAATTGGAACCTGATAACATATTGGCAACTTTGTATGCAGCCAAAAAGTATATTGTGCCACACTTAGCACGCGCCTGCGTCAATTATTTAGAGGTTAAATTGACGGCAAAAAACGCCTGTCTACTTCTCAGTCAATCGCGTCTTTTCGAAGAGCCCGAGCTGATGCAGCGTTGCTGGGAAGTAATCGATGCACAA gCCGAAATGGCGATTAAATCGGAAGACTTTGTCGACATCGACCTAAAGACATTCGAGTCGATATTGTCGCGCGAGACGCTCAACTGCAAGGAGATACATCTCTTTGAGGCAGCGCTCAATTGGGCTCTGAATGCTTGCCAGAAGATGGGCGTTGACGTGACGGCACAGAATAAGCGTAGCATGTTGGGTCAAGCATTACATTTAATACGCATACCAACCATGACGTTGGAAGAGTTCGCAAATGGCGTCGCGCAGACGGGCATACTCACATCACAAGAGactattgatatatttttgcattttacgGCACAATCAAAACCGCATTTAAGTTTTCCTACACGTGCGCGTGCAGGCCTCAAGACGCAAGTATGTCATCGCTTTCAGTCGTGCGCATATCGCTCCAATCAGTGGCGTTACCGCGGGCGTTGCGATTCCATACAATTCTCGGTGGATCGCAG aatctTCATTGTTGGCTTCGGCCTATACGGTTCCTCGACCGGTGCTGCTAATTATAATGTGAAAATCGAATTGAAACGTTTGGGACGCACGCTCGCAGAAAACGACACAAAGTTCTTTTCGGATGGTTCAAGCAACACATTCCACGTATTTTTTGAGAACCCTATACAAATTGAACCCGAGTGCTATTACACCGCATCCGTTATACTCGACGGCAACGAACTGAGCTTCTTCGGTCAGGAGGGCATGTCCGAAGTGTGCATGGGCAATGTAACTTTTCAGTTCCAATGCTCATCGGAAAGCACCAATGGTACTGGTGTGCAGGGCGGTCAAATTCCAGAACTGATATTTTACGGACCAACAGCAgtaacggcattaagctcaccAACTAACTCACTGTGCCCTACACCGATTGGTACGGGCAGCGGCGGCGCAGGCGGTGGCGTACCGATTAGCGGTGGCTTACATGTGAATTGTGATGACTTATTGGGTAGTGGCAGCAGTGACGGTGGCGGTAGTGGTGCTTTGAGCGCATGA
- the lute gene encoding BTB/POZ domain-containing protein 6-B isoform X4 → MANNNRLSLKSINKRNQEAMSHSQMNAWINVETLNNGNGLLLSPPHNNSANNHHQQQQQQRSAIAAVGAGSATSGGVGGGSSSGGGSTSGSGTATGGGEHNIQITQPISAPSSPLASPGVISSSALFCLPSSSSGATTGGSSSSSGGGSGSGSYVCSAGAANQISNAATNAIDTADPNWQATKATVLERNAAMFNNELMSDVKFVVGGEFADCVQTIPAHKYILATGSSVFYAMFYGGLAENKQEIKVPDVEPSAFLTLLRYLYCDEIQLEPDNILATLYAAKKYIVPHLARACVNYLEVKLTAKNACLLLSQSRLFEEPELMQRCWEVIDAQAEMAIKSEDFVDIDLKTFESILSRETLNCKEIHLFEAALNWALNACQKMGVDVTAQNKRSMLGQALHLIRIPTMTLEEFANGVAQTGILTSQETIDIFLHFTAQSKPHLSFPTRARAGLKTQVCHRFQSCAYRSNQWRYRGRCDSIQFSVDRRIFIVGFGLYGSSTGAANYNVKIELKRLGRTLAENDTKFFSDGSSNTFHVFFENPIQIEPECYYTASVILDGNELSFFGQEGMSEVCMGNVTFQFQCSSESTNGTGVQGGQIPELIFYGPTAVTALSSPTNSLCPTPIGTGSGGAGGGVPISGGLHVNCDDLLGSGSSDGGGSGALSA, encoded by the exons ATGGCGAACAACAATAGACTTTCGCTAAAGTCGATTAACAAGCGTAACCAGGAGGCGATGTCGCATTCACAAATGAATGCTTGGATAAATG TGGAAACATTAAACAATGGTAATGGGCTATTGCTATCGCCGCCACACAACAATTCTGCAAATAATCAccatcaacagcagcaacaacaacgaagcgCCATTGCAGCAGTAGGTGCCGGTTCAGCAACGAGTGGTGGCGTTGGCGGCGGTAGTAGCAGCGGAGGTGGCTCTACCAGCGGCAGCGGTACTGCAACTGGCGGTGGTgagcataatatacaaataactcAACCAATCAGCGCACCATCATCGCCCTTGGCGTCCCCTGGTGTTATTAGCAGCTCGGCGCTCTTCTGTTTGCCATCGAGCTCCTCGGGTGCTACGACAGGCGGTAGTAGTAGCAGCAGTGGTGGTGGTAGCGGCAGTGGTTCGTATGTTTGTTCAGCCGGTGCTGCAAATCAAATAAGCAATGCAGCTACGAATGCGATCGACACAGCTGATCCTAACTGGCAGGCCACCAAAGCGACGGTGCTGGAGCGGAACGCGGCTATGTTTAACAATGAATTGATGTCGGATGTCAAATTTGTTGTGGGGGGAGAGTTCG CAGATTGTGTACAAACAATACCGGCACACAAGTACATTTTAGCCACGGGTAGTTCAGTATTTTACGCTATGTTTTATGGTGGTTTGGCCGAGAATAAACAGGAAATTAAAGTGCCTGATGTGGAGCCATCGGCGTTTTTAACGCTGTTAAG ATATCTATATTGTGATGAGATTCAATTGGAACCTGATAACATATTGGCAACTTTGTATGCAGCCAAAAAGTATATTGTGCCACACTTAGCACGCGCCTGCGTCAATTATTTAGAGGTTAAATTGACGGCAAAAAACGCCTGTCTACTTCTCAGTCAATCGCGTCTTTTCGAAGAGCCCGAGCTGATGCAGCGTTGCTGGGAAGTAATCGATGCACAA gCCGAAATGGCGATTAAATCGGAAGACTTTGTCGACATCGACCTAAAGACATTCGAGTCGATATTGTCGCGCGAGACGCTCAACTGCAAGGAGATACATCTCTTTGAGGCAGCGCTCAATTGGGCTCTGAATGCTTGCCAGAAGATGGGCGTTGACGTGACGGCACAGAATAAGCGTAGCATGTTGGGTCAAGCATTACATTTAATACGCATACCAACCATGACGTTGGAAGAGTTCGCAAATGGCGTCGCGCAGACGGGCATACTCACATCACAAGAGactattgatatatttttgcattttacgGCACAATCAAAACCGCATTTAAGTTTTCCTACACGTGCGCGTGCAGGCCTCAAGACGCAAGTATGTCATCGCTTTCAGTCGTGCGCATATCGCTCCAATCAGTGGCGTTACCGCGGGCGTTGCGATTCCATACAATTCTCGGTGGATCGCAG aatctTCATTGTTGGCTTCGGCCTATACGGTTCCTCGACCGGTGCTGCTAATTATAATGTGAAAATCGAATTGAAACGTTTGGGACGCACGCTCGCAGAAAACGACACAAAGTTCTTTTCGGATGGTTCAAGCAACACATTCCACGTATTTTTTGAGAACCCTATACAAATTGAACCCGAGTGCTATTACACCGCATCCGTTATACTCGACGGCAACGAACTGAGCTTCTTCGGTCAGGAGGGCATGTCCGAAGTGTGCATGGGCAATGTAACTTTTCAGTTCCAATGCTCATCGGAAAGCACCAATGGTACTGGTGTGCAGGGCGGTCAAATTCCAGAACTGATATTTTACGGACCAACAGCAgtaacggcattaagctcaccAACTAACTCACTGTGCCCTACACCGATTGGTACGGGCAGCGGCGGCGCAGGCGGTGGCGTACCGATTAGCGGTGGCTTACATGTGAATTGTGATGACTTATTGGGTAGTGGCAGCAGTGACGGTGGCGGTAGTGGTGCTTTGAGCGCATGA
- the lute gene encoding BTB/POZ domain-containing protein 6-B isoform X5: protein MANNNRLSLKSINKRNQEAMSHSQMNAWINVETLNNGNGLLLSPPHNNSANNHHQQQQQQRSAIAAVGAGSATSGGVGGGSSSGGGSTSGSGTATGGGEHNIQITQPISAPSSPLASPGVISSSALFCLPSSSSGATTGGSSSSSGGGSGSGSYVCSAGAANQISNAATNAIDTADPNWQATKATVLERNAAMFNNELMSDVKFVVGGEFDCVQTIPAHKYILATGSSVFYAMFYGGLAENKQEIKVPDVEPSAFLTLLRYLYCDEIQLEPDNILATLYAAKKYIVPHLARACVNYLEVKLTAKNACLLLSQSRLFEEPELMQRCWEVIDAQAEMAIKSEDFVDIDLKTFESILSRETLNCKEIHLFEAALNWALNACQKMGVDVTAQNKRSMLGQALHLIRIPTMTLEEFANGVAQTGILTSQETIDIFLHFTAQSKPHLSFPTRARAGLKTQVCHRFQSCAYRSNQWRYRGRCDSIQFSVDRRIFIVGFGLYGSSTGAANYNVKIELKRLGRTLAENDTKFFSDGSSNTFHVFFENPIQIEPECYYTASVILDGNELSFFGQEGMSEVCMGNVTFQFQCSSESTNGTGVQGGQIPELIFYGPTAVTALSSPTNSLCPTPIGTGSGGAGGGVPISGGLHVNCDDLLGSGSSDGGGSGALSA, encoded by the exons ATGGCGAACAACAATAGACTTTCGCTAAAGTCGATTAACAAGCGTAACCAGGAGGCGATGTCGCATTCACAAATGAATGCTTGGATAAATG TGGAAACATTAAACAATGGTAATGGGCTATTGCTATCGCCGCCACACAACAATTCTGCAAATAATCAccatcaacagcagcaacaacaacgaagcgCCATTGCAGCAGTAGGTGCCGGTTCAGCAACGAGTGGTGGCGTTGGCGGCGGTAGTAGCAGCGGAGGTGGCTCTACCAGCGGCAGCGGTACTGCAACTGGCGGTGGTgagcataatatacaaataactcAACCAATCAGCGCACCATCATCGCCCTTGGCGTCCCCTGGTGTTATTAGCAGCTCGGCGCTCTTCTGTTTGCCATCGAGCTCCTCGGGTGCTACGACAGGCGGTAGTAGTAGCAGCAGTGGTGGTGGTAGCGGCAGTGGTTCGTATGTTTGTTCAGCCGGTGCTGCAAATCAAATAAGCAATGCAGCTACGAATGCGATCGACACAGCTGATCCTAACTGGCAGGCCACCAAAGCGACGGTGCTGGAGCGGAACGCGGCTATGTTTAACAATGAATTGATGTCGGATGTCAAATTTGTTGTGGGGGGAGAGTTCG ATTGTGTACAAACAATACCGGCACACAAGTACATTTTAGCCACGGGTAGTTCAGTATTTTACGCTATGTTTTATGGTGGTTTGGCCGAGAATAAACAGGAAATTAAAGTGCCTGATGTGGAGCCATCGGCGTTTTTAACGCTGTTAAG ATATCTATATTGTGATGAGATTCAATTGGAACCTGATAACATATTGGCAACTTTGTATGCAGCCAAAAAGTATATTGTGCCACACTTAGCACGCGCCTGCGTCAATTATTTAGAGGTTAAATTGACGGCAAAAAACGCCTGTCTACTTCTCAGTCAATCGCGTCTTTTCGAAGAGCCCGAGCTGATGCAGCGTTGCTGGGAAGTAATCGATGCACAA gCCGAAATGGCGATTAAATCGGAAGACTTTGTCGACATCGACCTAAAGACATTCGAGTCGATATTGTCGCGCGAGACGCTCAACTGCAAGGAGATACATCTCTTTGAGGCAGCGCTCAATTGGGCTCTGAATGCTTGCCAGAAGATGGGCGTTGACGTGACGGCACAGAATAAGCGTAGCATGTTGGGTCAAGCATTACATTTAATACGCATACCAACCATGACGTTGGAAGAGTTCGCAAATGGCGTCGCGCAGACGGGCATACTCACATCACAAGAGactattgatatatttttgcattttacgGCACAATCAAAACCGCATTTAAGTTTTCCTACACGTGCGCGTGCAGGCCTCAAGACGCAAGTATGTCATCGCTTTCAGTCGTGCGCATATCGCTCCAATCAGTGGCGTTACCGCGGGCGTTGCGATTCCATACAATTCTCGGTGGATCGCAG aatctTCATTGTTGGCTTCGGCCTATACGGTTCCTCGACCGGTGCTGCTAATTATAATGTGAAAATCGAATTGAAACGTTTGGGACGCACGCTCGCAGAAAACGACACAAAGTTCTTTTCGGATGGTTCAAGCAACACATTCCACGTATTTTTTGAGAACCCTATACAAATTGAACCCGAGTGCTATTACACCGCATCCGTTATACTCGACGGCAACGAACTGAGCTTCTTCGGTCAGGAGGGCATGTCCGAAGTGTGCATGGGCAATGTAACTTTTCAGTTCCAATGCTCATCGGAAAGCACCAATGGTACTGGTGTGCAGGGCGGTCAAATTCCAGAACTGATATTTTACGGACCAACAGCAgtaacggcattaagctcaccAACTAACTCACTGTGCCCTACACCGATTGGTACGGGCAGCGGCGGCGCAGGCGGTGGCGTACCGATTAGCGGTGGCTTACATGTGAATTGTGATGACTTATTGGGTAGTGGCAGCAGTGACGGTGGCGGTAGTGGTGCTTTGAGCGCATGA
- the lute gene encoding BTB/POZ domain-containing protein 6-B isoform X3 produces MMNRNASKSVTPGNKSTRGNFDFRKLFRTNTTKSNLETLNNGNGLLLSPPHNNSANNHHQQQQQQRSAIAAVGAGSATSGGVGGGSSSGGGSTSGSGTATGGGEHNIQITQPISAPSSPLASPGVISSSALFCLPSSSSGATTGGSSSSSGGGSGSGSYVCSAGAANQISNAATNAIDTADPNWQATKATVLERNAAMFNNELMSDVKFVVGGEFADCVQTIPAHKYILATGSSVFYAMFYGGLAENKQEIKVPDVEPSAFLTLLRYLYCDEIQLEPDNILATLYAAKKYIVPHLARACVNYLEVKLTAKNACLLLSQSRLFEEPELMQRCWEVIDAQAEMAIKSEDFVDIDLKTFESILSRETLNCKEIHLFEAALNWALNACQKMGVDVTAQNKRSMLGQALHLIRIPTMTLEEFANGVAQTGILTSQETIDIFLHFTAQSKPHLSFPTRARAGLKTQVCHRFQSCAYRSNQWRYRGRCDSIQFSVDRRIFIVGFGLYGSSTGAANYNVKIELKRLGRTLAENDTKFFSDGSSNTFHVFFENPIQIEPECYYTASVILDGNELSFFGQEGMSEVCMGNVTFQFQCSSESTNGTGVQGGQIPELIFYGPTAVTALSSPTNSLCPTPIGTGSGGAGGGVPISGGLHVNCDDLLGSGSSDGGGSGALSA; encoded by the exons ATGATGAACAGAAACGCAAGCAAGTCAGTGACGCCGGGTAACAAATCGACAAGGGGCAATTtcgattttcgaaaattatttcgCACTAATACGACGAAATCAAATT TGGAAACATTAAACAATGGTAATGGGCTATTGCTATCGCCGCCACACAACAATTCTGCAAATAATCAccatcaacagcagcaacaacaacgaagcgCCATTGCAGCAGTAGGTGCCGGTTCAGCAACGAGTGGTGGCGTTGGCGGCGGTAGTAGCAGCGGAGGTGGCTCTACCAGCGGCAGCGGTACTGCAACTGGCGGTGGTgagcataatatacaaataactcAACCAATCAGCGCACCATCATCGCCCTTGGCGTCCCCTGGTGTTATTAGCAGCTCGGCGCTCTTCTGTTTGCCATCGAGCTCCTCGGGTGCTACGACAGGCGGTAGTAGTAGCAGCAGTGGTGGTGGTAGCGGCAGTGGTTCGTATGTTTGTTCAGCCGGTGCTGCAAATCAAATAAGCAATGCAGCTACGAATGCGATCGACACAGCTGATCCTAACTGGCAGGCCACCAAAGCGACGGTGCTGGAGCGGAACGCGGCTATGTTTAACAATGAATTGATGTCGGATGTCAAATTTGTTGTGGGGGGAGAGTTCG CAGATTGTGTACAAACAATACCGGCACACAAGTACATTTTAGCCACGGGTAGTTCAGTATTTTACGCTATGTTTTATGGTGGTTTGGCCGAGAATAAACAGGAAATTAAAGTGCCTGATGTGGAGCCATCGGCGTTTTTAACGCTGTTAAG ATATCTATATTGTGATGAGATTCAATTGGAACCTGATAACATATTGGCAACTTTGTATGCAGCCAAAAAGTATATTGTGCCACACTTAGCACGCGCCTGCGTCAATTATTTAGAGGTTAAATTGACGGCAAAAAACGCCTGTCTACTTCTCAGTCAATCGCGTCTTTTCGAAGAGCCCGAGCTGATGCAGCGTTGCTGGGAAGTAATCGATGCACAA gCCGAAATGGCGATTAAATCGGAAGACTTTGTCGACATCGACCTAAAGACATTCGAGTCGATATTGTCGCGCGAGACGCTCAACTGCAAGGAGATACATCTCTTTGAGGCAGCGCTCAATTGGGCTCTGAATGCTTGCCAGAAGATGGGCGTTGACGTGACGGCACAGAATAAGCGTAGCATGTTGGGTCAAGCATTACATTTAATACGCATACCAACCATGACGTTGGAAGAGTTCGCAAATGGCGTCGCGCAGACGGGCATACTCACATCACAAGAGactattgatatatttttgcattttacgGCACAATCAAAACCGCATTTAAGTTTTCCTACACGTGCGCGTGCAGGCCTCAAGACGCAAGTATGTCATCGCTTTCAGTCGTGCGCATATCGCTCCAATCAGTGGCGTTACCGCGGGCGTTGCGATTCCATACAATTCTCGGTGGATCGCAG aatctTCATTGTTGGCTTCGGCCTATACGGTTCCTCGACCGGTGCTGCTAATTATAATGTGAAAATCGAATTGAAACGTTTGGGACGCACGCTCGCAGAAAACGACACAAAGTTCTTTTCGGATGGTTCAAGCAACACATTCCACGTATTTTTTGAGAACCCTATACAAATTGAACCCGAGTGCTATTACACCGCATCCGTTATACTCGACGGCAACGAACTGAGCTTCTTCGGTCAGGAGGGCATGTCCGAAGTGTGCATGGGCAATGTAACTTTTCAGTTCCAATGCTCATCGGAAAGCACCAATGGTACTGGTGTGCAGGGCGGTCAAATTCCAGAACTGATATTTTACGGACCAACAGCAgtaacggcattaagctcaccAACTAACTCACTGTGCCCTACACCGATTGGTACGGGCAGCGGCGGCGCAGGCGGTGGCGTACCGATTAGCGGTGGCTTACATGTGAATTGTGATGACTTATTGGGTAGTGGCAGCAGTGACGGTGGCGGTAGTGGTGCTTTGAGCGCATGA